One part of the Coffea eugenioides isolate CCC68of chromosome 10, Ceug_1.0, whole genome shotgun sequence genome encodes these proteins:
- the LOC113750338 gene encoding probable serine/threonine-protein kinase SIS8, whose translation MPHRTTYFFPRQFPDNREFDPSSSKFFLDHEKKISATASVHESAHSKATGTGTVSTGRDRYGEKVTRVSYTAVSEPEEEKEKQHLHGFTGDKIHRKQVAAFVNWLAEKKKKDSHVRIKLEGCDDESEEHEQLLPPAPEAVSPEIVQVEVGHHLPAQEKDQHVFDRQLCLTGGSNFDYSVGRESGFVRPSSLQRLSSLGSTSYAGSLFSGGTTTIFDANWTSSTGVKDSTTRTREIEEVEEDEERGNKNSTVQKSKESYYLQLTLAKRLTEQATLASEPMLLKECTSAVTSDAQTVSYALWVNGCLSYTDRISDGFYNILGMNPYLWVMCNDVEEGTSLPSLMALKAVDPIDTSMEVVLVDRRGDSRLRELEDKAKELYFAAENTLMLVGELGKLVAVHMGGSFPMEQGDLHMRWTFVSKRLKDMQKCTVLPIGNLSMGLCRHRAILFKKLADYVGLPCRIARGCRYCVADHRSSCLVKVEDDMRSSRGHGLQGNIM comes from the exons ATGCCGCATCGGACGACCTACTTTTTTCCACGGCAATTTCCTGACAACCGCGAATTTGATCCATCCTCGTCAAAGTTTTTCTTAGATCACGAGAAGAAAATCAGCGCCACCGCAAGTGTTCATGAATCCGCACATTCGAAAGCAACAGGTACAGGCACAGTGAGTACTGGTCGTGATAGATATGGTGAAAAGGTTACACGTGTTTCTTATACAGCTGTATCTGAGCCTGAGGAGGAGAAGGAGAAGCAGCATCTACATGGTTTCACGGGTGATAAGATCCACCGAAAGCAAGTGGCGGCTTTTGTCAACTGGTTAgctgagaagaaaaagaaagacagTCACGTGAGGATTAAGTTAGAAGGTTGTGATGATGAAAGTGAAGAACATGAGCAGTTGCTTCCGCCGGCACCGGAGGCTGTGTCGCCGGAGATTGTGCAGGTCGAGGTTGGCCATCATTTACCAGCGCAGGAGAAAGATCAGCATGTGTTTGACCGGCAGCTTTGTTTGACCGGTGGGAGCAATTTCGATTATAGTGTTGGGAGGGAGAGTGGGTTTGTGAGGCCTTCCTCGTTGCAGAGGTTGTCGAGTTTGGGGAGTACTAGCTATGCTGGAAGTTTGTTCTCCGGTGGGACGACGACGATTTTTGATGCAAATTGGACTAGTAGCACTGGAGTTAAGGACTCGACGACGAGGACGAGGGAAATTGAAGAGGTGGAAGAGGATGAAGAAAGGGGTAATAAGAACAGTACGGTGCAGAAGTCTAAAGAGAGTTATTACTTGCAGCTGACTCTTGCGAAACGGCTCACTGAACAAGCCACTCTTGCTAGTGAGCCTATGCTTTTGAAAGAGTGCACGAGTGCTGTGACTTCTGATGCACAAACTGTATCCTATGCTCTCTGG GTCAATGGTTGCTTGTCATATACGGACAGGATATCAGATGGGTTTTATAACATTTTAGGTATGAATCCATATTTGTGGGTGATGTGCAATGACGTAGAGGAAGGTACAAGTTTGCCGTCTCTGATGGCACTTAAAGCTGTTGATCCCATTGATACATCAATGGAGGTAGTTCTTGTGGATCGGCGTGGCGACTCCCGGCTCAGGGAGCTAGAAGATAAAGCTAAAGAGCTGtattttgcagcagaaaataCTTTGATGTTAGTAGGCGAACTCGGCAAACTTGTTGCTGTCCATATGGG GGGCTCTTTTCCAATGGAGCAAGGTGATCTTCATATGCGCTGGACTTTTGTGAGCAAGAGATTGAAAGATATGCAGAAATGTACAGTGCTTCCCATTGGGAATTTATCCATGGGACTTTGCAGGCACCGAGCAATTCTCTTCAAG AAATTGGCCGATTATGTAGGTTTGCCCTGCAGGATAGCTCGAGGCTGCAGGTACTGTGTTGCAGACCATCGATCTTCCTGCCTTGTAAAAGTTGAGGATGACATGAGGTCATCAAG GGGGCATGGATTACAAGGTAACATCATGTAG